The Plantactinospora sp. KBS50 sequence TGGCCAGCATGGCCGGGCTCGGGTACGCGCTGCGCAGCATCCCGGTCGGCACCGGCTACGCGGTCTGGGTCGGGATCGGCGTGGCCGCCACCGCGCTGGCCGGCATGATCCTCTTCGACGAGGCGGTGAGCCTGCCGCGCGTCCTCTCGCTGCTGCTCATCCTCGCCGGTGTGGTCGGCCTCAAACTCTTCTCCTGATCGGCACGCGGCCCCTCGGCG is a genomic window containing:
- a CDS encoding multidrug efflux SMR transporter codes for the protein MAWVILIVSGLLESVWAVALGRSGGLTRPLPTVIFGMGLLASMAGLGYALRSIPVGTGYAVWVGIGVAATALAGMILFDEAVSLPRVLSLLLILAGVVGLKLFS